A single Blastopirellula retiformator DNA region contains:
- a CDS encoding HU family DNA-binding protein gives MAKKAAAAATVKKPLTKTELLNNIAEETGIAKKDVALVLDSLSNEVKKSLGRSGAGAISIPGLIKIEKKKVPARPAKKGVPNPFKPGELMDVPAKPASVKVKVRPLKNLKDMV, from the coding sequence ATGGCGAAAAAAGCCGCTGCGGCCGCTACCGTCAAGAAGCCGCTGACGAAGACCGAACTGTTGAACAACATCGCCGAAGAAACGGGCATCGCCAAGAAGGACGTGGCGCTGGTCCTCGACTCGCTCTCGAACGAAGTCAAGAAGTCGCTGGGTCGCTCGGGCGCCGGCGCCATCTCGATTCCGGGCCTGATCAAGATCGAAAAGAAGAAGGTTCCGGCTCGTCCTGCCAAGAAGGGCGTTCCGAACCCGTTCAAGCCGGGCGAATTGATGGACGTTCCGGCCAAGCCGGCGTCGGTCAAAGTCAAGGTTCGCCCGTTGAAGAACCTGAAAGACATGGTCTAG
- a CDS encoding HD domain-containing protein: protein MQVLEFIARKFSELGDQTYGEQVTQRQHALQSAYFAEQAGAGDAMIAACFLHDFGHLITGKEESIAEQGIDAQHEELGARFLARHFPPEIVEPGRLHVAAKRYLCATDAAYYEDLSPASLQSLQLQGGAMSTAEIADFESGPFFQAAIELRRFDDLGKEPDLETPPVEYYLAKLPPFLREKA, encoded by the coding sequence ATGCAAGTCCTTGAATTCATCGCCCGCAAATTTTCCGAGCTAGGAGACCAGACTTATGGCGAGCAGGTCACCCAGCGGCAGCACGCGCTGCAGTCGGCGTACTTTGCCGAACAGGCGGGCGCCGGCGACGCAATGATCGCGGCCTGCTTTCTGCATGACTTCGGCCATCTCATCACCGGCAAAGAGGAGTCGATCGCCGAGCAAGGGATCGACGCGCAGCACGAAGAGCTGGGCGCCCGCTTTCTGGCGCGGCACTTTCCGCCCGAGATTGTCGAGCCCGGTCGGTTACATGTCGCGGCCAAGCGCTACCTGTGCGCCACCGACGCGGCGTATTACGAAGATCTATCGCCGGCGTCGCTGCAGAGCCTGCAGCTGCAAGGAGGCGCCATGTCGACCGCCGAGATCGCCGACTTCGAAAGCGGCCCTTTTTTCCAAGCGGCGATCGAGCTGCGACGCTTTGACGATCTCGGCAAAGAACCCGATCTAGAGACCCCGCCGGTCGAATACTACCTGGCCAAATTACCGCCGTTTCTGCGGGAAAAAGCTTAG
- a CDS encoding prenyltransferase/squalene oxidase repeat-containing protein encodes MGPDSPEVVALVNKGVTYLEGASPHTRAGGASLIALALLKAGKPVDHPRVQSGISAARKMGAGVPSHVHDNAYDVGLCLILLCELDPEGNEAPIQNMVQYFVETQKAGGGWGYKGRDTGDNSMTQYGALGLWLAQRSGFNVPLPVVEKLCNWVLRCQDPSGAWGYQGNDPGPGNFQRLPQSNIRLTMVCAALGSLYMGTDLLNINDRRRAAEENESNLPGFLREVQTPEAIERKKALTKAVDAGRVTASKNAGRNYLAAHFSITAGQWDYYYLYALERYESFRELDVGRKDKNPNWYQAGFERLKSTQGAAGQWGGSNEEASVATAFAILFLRRSTAQSIKKRSRVFDEGRLVGGRGLPKVAEDVTVKNGQVVNKAELLESEKFLSMMEADDAELERYLNQDVPFELSEDERGRSEQIIQLRRKIRDGSYGARLLAIRAIRQSKDFDSIPVLIYALTDPDGRVAIEARDALRFITRKFNGFGMPRGADVTQRSLYANQWKQWYRSVRPDAEFLD; translated from the coding sequence TTGGGACCCGATAGTCCTGAGGTAGTCGCCCTGGTAAATAAAGGGGTGACTTACCTGGAAGGTGCGTCCCCGCATACGCGTGCCGGCGGGGCGTCGCTGATTGCCTTGGCCTTGCTCAAGGCAGGCAAACCGGTCGATCATCCGCGGGTGCAAAGCGGCATTAGCGCCGCCAGAAAAATGGGCGCCGGGGTTCCCTCGCACGTGCATGACAACGCGTACGACGTGGGGCTCTGCCTGATCTTGCTCTGCGAACTCGATCCCGAAGGGAACGAAGCGCCGATCCAGAACATGGTCCAGTACTTCGTCGAGACGCAAAAAGCGGGCGGCGGCTGGGGTTACAAAGGAAGAGATACCGGCGACAACTCGATGACGCAGTATGGCGCGCTCGGGCTGTGGCTCGCCCAGCGAAGCGGGTTTAACGTTCCCCTGCCGGTTGTCGAAAAGCTCTGCAATTGGGTGCTTCGCTGCCAAGACCCGTCGGGAGCTTGGGGTTACCAGGGGAATGACCCAGGCCCCGGCAATTTTCAGCGTTTACCGCAATCGAACATTCGCTTGACCATGGTTTGCGCGGCGCTGGGGAGTCTCTACATGGGGACCGACCTGCTGAACATCAACGATCGCCGCCGTGCCGCAGAAGAGAACGAGAGCAACCTGCCGGGCTTTCTGCGCGAAGTGCAGACGCCGGAGGCGATCGAGCGGAAAAAGGCGTTAACCAAAGCGGTCGACGCCGGACGTGTGACCGCCTCGAAAAACGCCGGCCGCAACTATCTGGCGGCCCATTTCTCGATTACCGCCGGCCAGTGGGACTATTACTATCTTTACGCCCTAGAGCGGTATGAGAGTTTTCGCGAACTGGACGTCGGACGCAAAGACAAGAACCCGAATTGGTACCAGGCAGGCTTCGAGCGATTGAAGTCGACGCAAGGCGCCGCCGGTCAATGGGGCGGAAGCAACGAAGAAGCGTCGGTCGCCACGGCTTTCGCCATCCTCTTCCTCCGCCGCAGTACCGCGCAGTCGATCAAAAAGCGGAGCCGCGTCTTTGACGAAGGACGTTTGGTCGGCGGACGGGGACTGCCGAAAGTGGCGGAGGACGTCACCGTGAAAAACGGCCAGGTCGTCAACAAGGCTGAACTGCTGGAGTCGGAAAAGTTTCTGTCGATGATGGAAGCGGACGACGCGGAACTAGAACGCTACCTCAACCAGGACGTTCCGTTCGAGCTCAGCGAAGACGAACGGGGACGCTCGGAACAGATCATCCAGTTGCGAAGGAAGATCCGCGACGGTTCGTACGGCGCTCGCCTGTTGGCGATCCGCGCCATTCGGCAGTCGAAAGACTTCGACAGCATTCCGGTTTTGATTTATGCATTGACCGACCCGGACGGCCGCGTGGCGATCGAAGCCCGCGACGCCCTCCGCTTTATCACCCGCAAGTTCAACGGCTTCGGGATGCCGCGCGGCGCCGACGTCACGCAGCGGTCTCTTTACGCGAACCAATGGAAACAGTGGTATCGCTCCGTTCGTCCCGATGCTGAGTTTTTGGACTAG
- a CDS encoding MotA/TolQ/ExbB proton channel family protein codes for MDISGLTEIFGYIIYGVLGLIALWGAFCVIVVWMRVAEKRFRNEAEQDEFLDAVEEPLARGNYDAAEELCEDDPRAVPQLALLALHMRDNSYAQIKQMMLDRFQRDVLSDLEYRLSWVYTVIKGAPMVGLLGTVVGMMGAFGKLAAGESGGTDIATQMAEDISLALITTASGLAIAIPLVFCTASINVRIRKMEDLVGVGVTRFLGALRERLSREA; via the coding sequence ATGGATATCAGCGGTCTCACGGAAATTTTCGGTTACATCATCTACGGCGTGCTCGGTCTGATCGCGCTGTGGGGCGCTTTCTGCGTCATCGTGGTTTGGATGCGCGTCGCCGAAAAGCGTTTTCGCAACGAAGCGGAACAGGATGAATTTCTCGACGCGGTCGAAGAGCCGCTCGCCCGCGGCAACTACGACGCGGCGGAAGAGCTGTGCGAAGACGACCCGCGGGCAGTGCCGCAGTTGGCTCTGCTGGCCTTGCACATGCGAGACAACAGCTACGCCCAGATCAAGCAGATGATGCTCGATCGGTTTCAGCGCGACGTGTTGTCCGACCTGGAGTATCGCCTGAGCTGGGTTTATACGGTCATCAAAGGCGCCCCGATGGTTGGGCTTCTCGGTACGGTGGTCGGCATGATGGGGGCGTTTGGCAAGCTGGCCGCTGGCGAAAGCGGCGGCACCGATATCGCCACGCAAATGGCCGAAGACATCAGCTTGGCGCTGATCACGACGGCCAGCGGTTTGGCGATCGCGATTCCGCTCGTCTTTTGCACGGCCAGCATCAACGTCCGCATCCGCAAGATGGAAGACCTGGTCGGCGTCGGCGTTACGCGATTTCTGGGCGCCCTGCGTGAACGTCTAAGCCGGGAAGCGTAA
- a CDS encoding ExbD/TolR family protein, translated as MSDGSQHKTKDGALQVEPEAITFRRPQAKKDEADLDITPMIDITFLLLIFFLVASRLDSDSVKNLPNAKQGVSISASNTVVLTVTAGGADGAAVVYLGDGPLDDTRTSDGLDAQEAEIMDYVEREMATRPARSVLVKAEKTVRAGDVVRVMRAAANIEGAEVSKAYIGVKEGA; from the coding sequence ATGTCCGACGGAAGTCAGCACAAGACGAAAGATGGGGCGCTGCAGGTCGAACCGGAAGCGATCACGTTTCGTCGTCCGCAAGCCAAGAAGGATGAGGCCGATCTCGACATCACGCCGATGATCGACATCACCTTCCTGCTGCTGATCTTCTTTCTGGTGGCGTCGCGGCTCGATTCCGACTCGGTCAAAAATCTGCCCAACGCCAAGCAGGGAGTCAGCATCTCGGCCTCCAATACGGTTGTCCTGACGGTGACCGCCGGCGGCGCCGATGGCGCTGCGGTCGTCTACCTGGGGGATGGTCCGCTGGACGACACCCGTACGTCCGACGGCCTCGACGCCCAAGAGGCGGAGATCATGGACTACGTCGAACGAGAAATGGCGACCCGCCCTGCCCGCTCGGTACTGGTGAAAGCGGAGAAAACGGTGCGCGCCGGCGACGTCGTCCGCGTGATGCGGGCCGCGGCCAACATCGAAGGCGCCGAAGTCTCGAAGGCCTATATCGGAGTCAAGGAAGGAGCATGA
- a CDS encoding ExbD/TolR family protein, translating into MSEQLFRFRCSACGDVLSASMDMIGAEIKCANCATRLEVPAPAKARTAPIGEDDDATGGRRIDDTIADETPVTFGNKGPLEEDELDLTPMVDVTFLLLIFFMVTASFALQKTLETPAPRDDSASSSSRTMEELLDDPDYVVVRIDSYNTFFVTCAAWGDEREAPSRQELLIQIQEARDSNPAAPPGTLLVNAHVNAMHDKVVAALDAGNTVGMNQVKLLTTEEE; encoded by the coding sequence ATGAGCGAACAACTCTTTCGATTCCGCTGCTCCGCTTGCGGAGATGTGCTGTCGGCGAGCATGGATATGATCGGCGCCGAGATCAAATGCGCCAACTGTGCGACCCGGCTCGAAGTGCCGGCCCCCGCCAAGGCTCGCACAGCGCCGATTGGCGAAGACGACGACGCAACCGGCGGCCGCCGCATCGACGATACGATCGCCGACGAAACTCCCGTTACGTTCGGCAACAAGGGCCCGCTGGAAGAAGACGAGTTGGACCTGACGCCGATGGTCGACGTCACGTTCTTGCTGCTGATTTTCTTCATGGTGACCGCTTCGTTTGCCCTGCAGAAAACGCTCGAAACCCCGGCCCCCCGCGACGACTCGGCCAGTTCCTCTTCCCGCACAATGGAAGAGCTGCTGGACGATCCCGATTACGTCGTGGTGCGGATCGACTCGTACAACACGTTTTTCGTCACCTGCGCCGCGTGGGGCGACGAACGCGAGGCGCCTAGTCGCCAAGAGTTGCTGATCCAGATTCAAGAGGCCCGCGACTCCAACCCCGCCGCGCCGCCGGGCACGTTGCTGGTCAACGCCCATGTCAACGCGATGCATGACAAGGTGGTCGCAGCGCTGGACGCCGGCAATACCGTCGGCATGAACCAAGTGAAGTTGTTGACGACCGAGGAAGAATAG
- a CDS encoding outer membrane protein assembly factor BamB family protein produces MMNVAEFLDLLDTYEYLAENQIAALRRQLTQMEEEPTPEQIVNGLLQRGHLTKYQAKRLIAESMTGTSRRKQSVSNGRRRAQEKWLSSTPVEEEIVDLGDGDLVPLDEDVGSAFDDVLGEDALVEDDSFAPLEETKPGKEKGKGQYVKKEQRKNRWDSPLLIFGGAGLVMLLLAGGLLFAWLSWDSGDSVFQLAEADYEGRKYAQAVSKYDKFLGSFPTHSQAPTARVRRGLANLRLVIEGTNNYETSLVRTEEILGEIKDEEEFAIARPELASLLPDLANGLAQTAVGEQTIDRRRDLVAKAKQAMTLVDDSNYLPTSLRSGQQTRIDGIVADIQRVERGISRDEELAAAVADIQAAAQAGDFEAVYKRRLDLLRVYPSLSANADLQGAVWEVVAALEAKVAVSDEKVAAERQDHPLGPARTVVIAARNGSVASQAAKDAVTVMLDGALFGLDRRAGTPLWRRFVGFPDTVEPVLTGDHSAVIAYSPLRQELIRLNSLTGELAWRFPLTEEVVQLLGQGGDLLVVTREGKLLRLNQTSGEQTQSVQLPQQVSVASTIGKSQGRLLVVGLHSTLYVLDAKTLNCDQAIFLGHEAGAIVSPPVMTALGHLCLFENAGPDYSLLHVLGEEEEKLTQLQSPTRLPGLVLAPALTFQSRVAAANDRGAIFVFEGGMSKENPVRLLAQTKAERGERLYSLIALENGYLWVGDNRLSRYALQLSQQSIVPRVVEYDRDNFVSLRIEGDLLLHVRRPAQGGGVIVSAADLNDNGAKPRWSTTLAAPLTGPAFAMSAQNPPLVMTSRGDLFELTGAVVQNGVTDAPSDSANYVAPPLLNSQVDVPPSQLLFMAQSPENRAVSFNPARTGSVLKQVTLEIPSESVTSGAVVAGTGVVVPSSEGQVFFLDPGAGAAAALPFQPRLALGERLDWTQPVADGDAAIVFDGRRTLYRLQVLDPAAPQLTAVAECVIDGKLGPLMAVMGPTLVAKQIGETADTLVFVSLPDLQSTQEQPIDGRVIAGPFSAGDRAIVQTSLGALVAYGADQQEQWRVPTDTSVVVGEPLVEGEQIVVACDDGRILQINAATGEIAREIQLDEPLTGGLTLAGGQLWINGYGGVVHLLNWQ; encoded by the coding sequence ATGATGAACGTCGCCGAGTTTCTCGATCTGCTTGATACGTACGAGTATCTGGCCGAAAACCAGATTGCGGCCTTGCGCCGTCAACTGACGCAGATGGAAGAGGAACCGACGCCCGAGCAAATCGTCAACGGCTTGCTGCAGCGCGGACATCTGACCAAGTACCAGGCCAAACGCCTGATCGCCGAGTCGATGACCGGCACGTCCCGCCGCAAGCAAAGCGTCAGCAACGGACGACGCCGGGCCCAGGAAAAATGGCTTAGCTCGACGCCGGTCGAAGAAGAAATCGTTGATCTTGGCGACGGCGATTTAGTGCCGCTCGACGAAGACGTCGGCTCGGCGTTTGACGACGTGCTGGGCGAAGACGCCCTGGTCGAAGACGACTCCTTCGCTCCGCTCGAAGAGACGAAGCCGGGCAAAGAGAAAGGGAAAGGCCAATACGTCAAGAAAGAGCAGCGGAAGAATCGCTGGGACTCGCCGCTGTTGATCTTCGGCGGCGCCGGACTGGTGATGTTGCTGTTGGCGGGCGGTTTGCTGTTCGCCTGGCTGTCGTGGGACAGCGGCGATTCGGTCTTCCAGTTGGCCGAGGCCGATTACGAAGGACGCAAGTACGCTCAGGCGGTCTCGAAGTACGACAAGTTCCTCGGCTCATTCCCAACGCACTCGCAAGCGCCGACTGCTAGGGTTCGGCGAGGCTTGGCGAATCTTCGCCTGGTGATCGAAGGGACGAACAACTACGAAACCTCGCTCGTGCGGACCGAAGAGATTCTGGGCGAGATCAAAGACGAAGAAGAGTTCGCCATCGCCCGGCCCGAGCTCGCCTCGCTGCTGCCCGATTTGGCCAATGGTTTGGCGCAAACGGCGGTTGGCGAGCAGACGATCGACCGGCGCCGCGACCTGGTCGCCAAGGCGAAGCAGGCGATGACGCTGGTCGACGACAGCAACTATCTGCCGACGTCGCTGCGGAGCGGACAGCAAACGCGCATCGACGGCATCGTCGCCGACATTCAGCGGGTCGAACGAGGAATCTCACGCGACGAAGAGCTGGCCGCCGCGGTCGCCGACATTCAAGCCGCCGCCCAAGCCGGCGACTTCGAAGCGGTTTATAAGCGACGGCTCGACCTGCTCCGAGTTTATCCGAGCCTCAGCGCCAACGCCGACTTGCAAGGCGCGGTCTGGGAAGTGGTCGCCGCCCTGGAAGCGAAGGTCGCCGTGTCGGACGAAAAGGTGGCGGCCGAGCGACAAGATCATCCGCTGGGCCCGGCCCGTACGGTAGTGATCGCCGCTCGTAACGGCTCGGTCGCGTCGCAAGCGGCCAAAGACGCCGTTACGGTGATGCTCGACGGCGCCCTGTTTGGGCTCGACCGTCGCGCGGGCACGCCGCTGTGGCGCCGCTTTGTCGGTTTCCCGGATACGGTCGAACCGGTGCTCACCGGTGATCACTCGGCCGTCATCGCCTATAGCCCGCTTCGCCAAGAGCTGATTCGCCTCAACTCGCTCACCGGCGAACTGGCCTGGCGTTTTCCGCTAACCGAAGAAGTGGTGCAGTTGCTCGGCCAGGGAGGCGACCTGCTGGTGGTGACCCGCGAAGGGAAACTGCTGCGGCTGAATCAAACCTCGGGCGAACAGACGCAAAGCGTGCAACTGCCGCAACAGGTCTCAGTCGCGTCGACGATCGGCAAGTCGCAAGGTCGGCTGTTGGTGGTCGGATTGCATTCGACGCTGTATGTGCTGGACGCCAAGACGCTGAACTGCGATCAAGCGATTTTTCTCGGTCACGAGGCAGGCGCCATCGTCTCACCGCCGGTCATGACGGCGCTGGGGCATCTCTGCCTGTTCGAGAACGCCGGCCCCGACTATTCGCTGCTGCACGTGCTGGGCGAAGAAGAGGAGAAACTGACGCAGTTGCAGTCGCCGACGCGGTTGCCAGGCTTGGTCTTGGCGCCGGCGCTGACGTTCCAGTCGCGGGTAGCGGCGGCCAATGATCGGGGCGCCATCTTCGTCTTTGAAGGGGGCATGTCGAAAGAGAACCCGGTTCGCCTGCTCGCCCAAACGAAGGCCGAACGGGGCGAACGGCTCTACTCGCTGATTGCCCTGGAGAACGGCTATCTGTGGGTCGGCGACAACCGACTTTCACGCTACGCATTGCAACTGTCGCAACAGTCGATTGTGCCGCGGGTGGTCGAATACGATCGCGACAACTTCGTCTCGTTGCGGATCGAAGGGGACCTGCTACTGCATGTTCGCCGCCCGGCGCAAGGAGGCGGCGTGATCGTCTCGGCCGCCGACCTGAATGACAACGGCGCGAAGCCGCGGTGGTCGACCACGTTGGCCGCTCCGCTGACCGGACCAGCGTTTGCGATGTCGGCGCAGAACCCGCCGCTGGTGATGACTTCGCGCGGCGACTTGTTTGAGCTGACCGGCGCCGTGGTGCAAAACGGCGTTACCGACGCTCCCTCCGATTCGGCCAACTATGTCGCGCCGCCGCTACTGAATAGCCAGGTCGACGTTCCCCCATCGCAGCTCTTGTTTATGGCCCAGTCGCCCGAGAATCGAGCGGTCTCTTTTAATCCTGCCCGGACCGGCAGCGTGTTGAAGCAAGTCACCCTGGAGATCCCCAGCGAAAGCGTCACTTCGGGCGCGGTCGTCGCGGGAACCGGCGTGGTCGTCCCCAGTTCCGAGGGGCAAGTCTTCTTCCTCGATCCTGGCGCCGGCGCTGCGGCCGCTCTGCCGTTCCAACCTCGGTTAGCGCTGGGCGAACGGCTTGACTGGACCCAACCGGTCGCCGATGGCGATGCGGCGATCGTGTTTGACGGGCGGAGAACGTTGTACCGGCTGCAAGTGCTAGATCCCGCGGCGCCGCAACTGACGGCGGTCGCCGAATGCGTGATCGACGGCAAGTTGGGACCGCTAATGGCGGTGATGGGGCCGACCTTGGTCGCCAAACAGATTGGCGAGACCGCCGACACGTTGGTCTTCGTTTCGCTTCCCGATTTGCAATCGACGCAAGAGCAGCCTATCGACGGCCGCGTGATCGCCGGACCGTTCTCTGCGGGAGATCGAGCCATCGTCCAGACGTCGCTCGGCGCGCTGGTCGCTTACGGCGCCGATCAACAAGAGCAGTGGCGAGTTCCGACCGACACTTCGGTGGTCGTGGGCGAGCCGCTGGTCGAAGGCGAACAGATTGTCGTCGCCTGCGACGATGGACGAAT